Genomic DNA from Chaetodon auriga isolate fChaAug3 chromosome 13, fChaAug3.hap1, whole genome shotgun sequence:
ATGAGCTGCAGATGACATGTATGAGAACACTACGACTGTAGTTACTCACAGAAACCAAATAAACTGATCACGAACCaaagagctgctgtctgtcgtGTGTGATGTTCGCAGACCACAAACAGACTTTACGGACTTTACTCAGGAGCTTGTCGTCGATGACGAGCTAACGGTCgtttttaaacacaaacactcagatcTGTCACGTTTCAcgttgctgtttgtctgtggctGCCAATATTACCTGAAACTGATCAATGAAAGGGAAATGTCCCCGATGACGACCTCCAGTGGAGTGGACTCGTCCGTCGTGTCAGGCGCAGCTCAAAGGTCCGCTATTTTTATCGCTAACGTCGTGACTTTCTCACTAATTTTGTAACATACGACCGTTCGGTGATCATAACGAGACGTCCACGCGTGCACTCAAAGGTTGGTCCTGACAGGAAGCTGTTCGCTGGATGGGCTTCATAGGTCGTCGCGGTGGGCGGTTCATGCACCTCCCATTTCCTGATGTCACATGAAGGGCTTTTCATTGAACAGGTACACCTGTGCAAACACCTGTATGAGAGAGAGACCACAGGGACAGCCAGCGGGACCCTGAACCATCACCGTTAGCCTCTTGGCAGACACTTTGGCAACATGTGACACTTGAGGAAGTGAGGGGAAGCTGAGAAAAGCTCAAATTCATGTAAATGTCCTCTGACGCAATATGAGTGACAACAAGGtgagagccaatcagagtggTTTACTTCCTGTCCACATCCAGACCACGAGGCTAACCACAGTTTACACTTCACCTTAACGAGAGTCTCTAATGTCTCTCAGCAACTGACTGAGCTCAGTCGACCAATCAGCAGCCGGACAGAGATGTAAAACAACCAATCACTGAGTCCCATTGTTTGGAAGCTCAGAGGTGccacaaacagaaaaggaaCACGTTAGAGGTTTATTGATGACAGcagtttgaaaaataataatagaatGAGTGAAGTTCAGCTTGActtgatttttaattttcattccTTAAAATCTTCTGTAGatgatgaagctgctgcagataCACAAATTAATAAATGACATAATGTTGCCTGTCCATCAAAAATCTGACGTCTTTCTAAAtaactgcagtttgtcagtcaACAACAGGCTTGACTTCAACTTTGCTAACTTTATAAAACAAAATGGAATAAATAGATACGATCGACCACATTGTCACGAAACCCGACTCAGCTGTTATCTgatctatctatatctatatctatatctatatctatctagatagatagatagataggtcTGATATCAGTATCACATCAGTATTTCCCATTGATTACAGTTGAAGTGATACAATCAGATATTTCCTCCAGCAGATCAGTGGGTGGATGTATCTGACAGATCCAATAAATGAGTCACAGTTAAGTTATTTGAACTTTATTCTAACTGATTTGAACTATAATAACCTCACAATGTTACTTCTGAACAGTTTGTGTGCTTAAAcctcagaacaaacaaacaactcaaACAGGTGAACACAGTCAGGTGGTTGTTATGGTTGATGACGGACGGTCAGTACACCAGGTGAGTTAATGAGGTCACCTGAGAGCAGCTCGTTAATCAGCTCTCATTAAGACCAGCAGCTCATTGGTCCGCAGAGTCCGTCCTCTCAGGACAAACAACAGGGGTGCCATGACATCATCTACATGCTGTTAAAGCTGAAGatctctgtgacctctgacctcacacTCATCTAGAGTCAACAGTCACACCTGAGAGCCAACACCTGTTCATACTGTAACACAcaacagtcagtctgtcagctgaACTTCACGTTTGATTCAGTTACCAACAAAGTACATTCTCTCCAGTGCAGTACTTATATACAAatttaaggtacttgtactcaAGTATTTTCCattcatgttttgtttacttctcTACCAgcacatctcagagggaaatactgcgCATTTACATTTACCTGTCACCTGTAGTTACTCTACAGATTCAGGTGAGGTCACATGAAGAGTTTATgaatctgatgttttgttttgttttgtcagttctGGCTGACAtcttccttcatcaccatgaacacacacactgtagtttaatctgactcagtcacacacacacacacacacacacacaaacacacacacacacactcactacagcactacagtggattcatccgccgctgaaaatagtcccagcaGATGCTGTATGTCCTGTTGTCTGATAGaaactacagtgagcagctgtttgaggaaactTGTGAGgcgtttttaaagatttacatcttcaagAAGAACCAATGAGCTCGAAACTGAGagccaaagacaaaaaagagagagaaccGAGAAACACCACTGATCCAAGGTGcagtgtgtgcttctgtgtggtGAGTGCAGTGTCGTTAGTGCAGTGACCTTAGTGCAGTGTGGTTAGTGCAGTGACCTTAGTGCAGTGACCTTAGTGCAGTGTGGTTAGTGCAGTGACCTTAGTGCAGTGTGGTTAGTGCAGTGACCTTAGTGCAGTGCGGTTAGTGCAGTGACCTTAGTGCAGTGCGGTTAGTGCAGTGACCTTAGTGCAGTGCGGTTAGTGCAGTGACCTTAGTGCAGTGGCCTTAGTGCAGTGACCTTAGTGCAGTGGCCTTAGTGCAGTGTCGTTAGTGCAGTGACCTTAGTGCAGTGACTTTCAGGGCTTGTTTGACATGAAAGTAAGATAATTAATACTTCATACATCTGTCTACATTTTTCAAATTGACCATCGACTTTACACCTGGTGTATCTCATGATTACTGAATAATTGTCTCTAATTTGTATCTTAAAATATTTCTTACATAAGTTAATAATCCCCTAAAATTGTCACTTAATGAATTCGTCAAATCTTTCAAATTAACATGTAAATTACTTTTTAAAAGACGACTTTCATATTATTGTTTCCATTCgaatgtgtttttactttaaaaaaaaaccctgaaatgtatctgttaaataaaaataactgaatgTCATTATAATGGATGAATGAACGAATGTGAACGTGTGACAGAGCTGAAGAACTTGTTGGTTAATGAgctccacagaggatgaaggtCAGAGAGataaaaccagcagagacttTGAGCTCACGTCTGGAAACTCGTTCAGCTGTTTGAAGTCTGAACTCAGATACTGAGTTGattttgtctcctcctcttcttcttcttcttcttcttcttcttcttcttcttcttctcctcctcctcctcttcctcttctgacCCCTCATGAGGTCAGCACAGCCAAATGTCACCTCTGTGACGTCACTGACCCTGGACGGTctcatgctgctgtctgaccacacttcactcttcttcttcttctttttaactGTTTCCATGTTCGTGTTGTTCACTGACTCCCTGGTGCTTTATCTCATCTGTTCGCAGCGAAACCTTCGCCGGCCGATGTTCGCCTTCGTGGCCGCGGTTCTGCTCAACTCTCTCGCGGGCAGCATGGCGGTTTATCCCAAACTTCTGTCCGACGTCCTGGCGGACCGCGGCTTCGTGAGGGTGTCCCGCTCGGCGTGTCTGTGTCAGGCCTTCGTGGTGTTCTCTCTGGGCGGCTCCAGCTTCATGCTGCTGTCGGCCATGGCCTTCGACCGCTACCTCTCCATCTGCCGCCCGCTGCGCTACGCCGCGCTCGTTTCTCCTGCCGCTGTGGcggcactgctgctgctttgctggcTGCTGCCGGCGGGCCTGGTTGGCGGCGCGGTCCTGCTCGCCAGCCACCTGCCGCTCTGCCGCTCGCGCCTCAGCAGGATTTACTGCGACGTCTACAGCTTCGTCAGCCTGAGCTGCGGCGGCGGCGCGGCGCTGCTGAGCGAACTGTACGGACTGCTGTGCTCCTCCGTCGTTGTCTTCCTACCCGTCGCCTTCGTGCTCTTCTCCTACGGCAAAAtcctctccgtctgtctgcggCGCTCGCGGGCCTTCAGCAGCAAAGCCCTGCACACCTGTCTGCCTCACCTGCTCGTCTTCTTCAGCTATTCCGTCAGCACCGCCTTCGAGCTGCTTCAGCGCCAGGTGCAGGGCGGGAGCGAACCCGCCGCCTCCGTCCTGGTGATGGTGGTCCCCACCGTGATGAACCCGGTGATATACGGACTGAAGATGAAGGAGATCTTCAGACACGTGAGGCGGCTGCTGAGCTGCCAGAGAGCCGCTTAATCACATCTATCGATCAGCTGATCATGTTCCAGTGTGTCATTAAACAGAGTTTGTTTCACAGCAAAGAAGAAAGATTCTGATGTTTAATGAAACATCTTCAGTCTGActtcagcagctgtgagcaAGAATGTGTCCAAACTTGTACTTTTTTCCCCCAttcttttccattatttttattcttttctggCAGAAATGATCCTCAATACGATGAGATTAAATTCTTTTATATTTGCAAGattcaaatgtgattttttttcccaaagtgCAGCTGAGTCAAAACAGATTTCATGTGAAAACCCCAAATTTTTACAGAATATCTTATATATAAGTATATAAACTCTTTATTGTCACATGTCACATTTACAGGCGATGAAATCCTCAGATGTCACATCAATAACGAACATAAAGGAACACAAGTCATTGTAAAAAGATTATAATTAGAATCtaagacataaaatactgcgCTAATACGTCTCTACTTTTACTCGAATGTACTTGAAATGAAGGACTTTGACTTGTGGACTGTCTTCTCAGATCTGCTTGTAATGAGGACGGCGATGTGAATATTGAGCTCATGGAGGCTGTAGGGGGCGCTGTCAGCTGACGCTCAGGCTGACACAACAGGAAACGACCCTCTGCACATGCGCGGTGGATCAGCTTTAGCGACATCGGTTGTGGAGACAAAAAGTAAAACTCGGAGgggacttttattttgtgtttcgTCTCCGTTAAACCGCGATGGCCGGCACCGCGCTGAAGAGGCTCATGGCTGAGTATAAACGTGAGTGAACGGAAGTAGCCGCGTCGTAACTCCGCCTTCAGCCAATGGGAGAACTTGAAATGTTAGCAAAAAcaggctaagctaacagtccTGTGAGCTCCTTCGTAATCCTCCTGAACCAACCTCCATTAAAGAATCTGCTGTTTAAGGGATTTCTTTGCTCCTCGGCAGTAACACTCATGTATTGAACATAGACAGGAAATAAAGATGTAAAGGTGAAATGTTCGGCATAACTTTCATTCATCCAGCAGCGTTAATGGCGGTAAAGTAAATCCATGATTTGTGGAGCTCGTCAGCGCTCTCCAGAATGACCGTAGACGATAATGATGCAACTTAACAGTGACCAGTGCAGCTAATTTTTCTACACCGAAATAAATATTAAAGCTCATTAATCCGCAGTGCTCTACATCAGTGATGTTAATTATTCGCTTCGCTTTGAAAATCACAATTCTGATAgatttttaaatgaagtttggtGTAGCGGGGCTAGCTTGTCCTGTTAGCTTGGCTAGGAGGACTGGGAGATTAGTCTTGGTATTAGATCAAGATTGTGTCCTGTTTTAAAAGTACACGGTTAATATAAACTTCATTAGGCTGAGGTTATATTGTTACATGTTTATGTGTCTAAAATGTGgtgttttaatgtgctgttAGCTCTCTGTTGAGCAGCTGTTCGCTCACCTGTGTAGCTTTTGCTGTTAGCACTTTAGCACAGATGTCAACGTTCACACtcgtttcctctctgtcattagTCAAACCAGAAAAACTTTGAATTATGAGGGACAGAAGTAACACAGTGGGTAAAAATGGAGGTGATGAAAAACCGAGGGATAAACTATGAAGTGATTTGATGAATTTAAAGCTGATTTCATTAAAATAGTGGTGATAAGACAACATagtcatgttttgtctttttcctgtcTGACATTCATCATTCACAATAGAACTCACAGAAATCTTTGGAGGAACTGAAAACAGATTACTGGTCAGTTTACTGATGAACTTGACTGATATTTCATATGAAGAAGTGCTGCTGTGACCATCAGCTGGACTGTTGACGTCCACCTTCATCGTCACAGCTCGCAGTTTCTGTTCATGAAGAGTCagaagggtcaaaggtcacccgACAGTGACaaaaactgtttctgtaaaCGATAAAAGTAAGTTGTGTGGTGTTAAAGATGAatgtcagacaggaaaatgaggaaACATCAGATCATAACTATTTCAATGAAATCATCTTTCATCaaatcactttcatttttcctcctcttcctcacttcaCCTCCTTCATTCATCACAAGTCACTGACAGCAACATTAGCctcaatcaaaagaaaaaacagtaaaaggtcagaggtcacagcctgatttcacctctgtgtgtgtgtgtgtgttttgtgtttcagaacTGACTCTGAACCCACCTGAGGGGATTGTTGCAGGTGAGACTGATACACAATCATCACTTTAACATTTGAGCTGAGTTTCTTTGTCGCTCTGCCGTCAGCGGAGATGACAGAACAGTGTGGACACTTTCCCGCCGGTGACGAGATATTCCAACAATCCGTTTTCACTGCTGTACAGCAGGCGGCGCTGTTAAGCATCCTGTGTAATAGTTCAGCACTTCCGCGTCCAAAAACAAGCGAGGAAGAAGATAGACTGGAAACCGGAAGAAGAGGACGGCGTTTTTAGCAAGCAGCCAACTCCAGGCCTGAAACACGAGCCACATTTTACTTgaagtgtgtttacagtaaTGACAGCAGTGAATTCATGTTTTAGTACAAGAGCGAATTACAGGATGCTTTAGTGGAGCCACAGTTAAAGTCTCTTCTGGCAGACAGGCTGTTCATTGTGCTTTTGGAGTGGCTGGTAGGCAGCAGGTCCTAAAGAAACAGGCCAATCAGAAGAGCGCGTGAGGTGGAAGTTATGCCAGGTGCTTTATCCATGGACcaataaacagtgtgtgttcGTTTTTGTGCAGGTCCAGCCAATGAGGAAAACTTCTTTGAATGGGAGGCTCTCATCATGTGAGtactgaaacatgacgcagcattaagAACATCTagaggacctgaaacatgacacgGCATTAATAACATCTAGAgaacctgaaacatgacgcagcattaataacaagtacaggatctgaaacatgacacagcattaataacaagtacaggatctgaaacatgacgcagcattaataacaagtacaggatctgaaacatgacgcagcattaagAACATCTagaggacctgaaacatgacgcagcattaataacatctaGAGGACCTGAAACATGCCGCAGCATTAATAACGagtacaggatctgaaacatgacgcagcattaagAACATCTagaggacctgaaacatgacgcagcattaagAACATCTagaggacctgaaacatgacgcgGTATTAATAACATCTagaggacctgaaacatgacacagcattaataacaagtacaggatctgaaacatgacacagcattaataacaagtacaggatctgaaacatgacacagcattaataacaagtacaggatctgaaacatgacgcagcattaagAACATCTAGAGGACgtgaaacatgacgcagcattaataacatctagaggacctgaaacatgacgcgGCATTAATAACATCTAGAGGACCTGAAACATGCCGCAGCATTAATAACGagtacaggatctgaaacatgacgcagcattaagAACATCTAGAGGACGTGAAACATAACGCGGTATTAATAACATCTagaggacctgaaacatgacacagcattaataacaagtacaggatctgaaacatgacacagcattaataacaagtacaggatctgaaacatgacacagcattaataacaagtacaggatctgaaacatgacacagcattaataacaagtacaggacctgaaacatgacacagcagtAATAACATTATAAAGCAGCTCAGGACGTCGTCCATCAGAAACTGGatcagtgtgtttctgaacTTTTGAGCTCGTCACAGTTTTTAATCtgcttcatgctgtttgttctgcCGTCTTAAGCCTAAGTCTAAGCTAGGCTTTTTCGGTATACCGGTACTAAATTGGTACCGGGGtactgaggcatttaaaacGGTACTATACTGCGCTTGGATGGGAccggtaccttttttttttttttttttttttttacgtcacCACGTGACGTCACTGCATTGTAATTTCAGCCGAGGCGAGCGATCCGGCGAGTGAGCGAGCGACCGAGTGAGCAGCGTGAAGCTGCAAACGGAGCAGgagtctgaagacagagagagattgagacaccgtttatacgaagacgattgcgaatgaaaacgacaaaatattttatcggaagtgcctttcgtttacacggcgacggcgccgtcgaggtctgaaaccgcaaaaatctgaaggcgccttccagagtgcagagttttgaagacgactggggttgcgtctccgtctaaacggcaagaagcgcaaaacTACGTCGCGTTACGTCACGTCGcgtcgcatagcaactacaccttacgtcacactcaacgcgccaagccggtaaaacaacaacaaacaatatgtctgactacgtggatcccaccgatgttcaagctgtgctagcagctgtagtcaacatacaagagtcatttcaacaattgtatagaatgtacACGGATACTACAGGCGAACAGAGACgtgtatacaattacatgtgtcaaattttggatgccccaacacgtcgtaggcgctctatcacagtaccaccctgcggcctggcatgcatatccaatcgaattcgcccacttttgcgtcttcgtataaacaaacaattcctgctgagaacgctcgtctaaacgTGGATAAA
This window encodes:
- the LOC143330772 gene encoding olfactory receptor 6N1-like codes for the protein MSDNKRNLRRPMFAFVAAVLLNSLAGSMAVYPKLLSDVLADRGFVRVSRSACLCQAFVVFSLGGSSFMLLSAMAFDRYLSICRPLRYAALVSPAAVAALLLLCWLLPAGLVGGAVLLASHLPLCRSRLSRIYCDVYSFVSLSCGGGAALLSELYGLLCSSVVVFLPVAFVLFSYGKILSVCLRRSRAFSSKALHTCLPHLLVFFSYSVSTAFELLQRQVQGGSEPAASVLVMVVPTVMNPVIYGLKMKEIFRHVRRLLSCQRAA